One window of Pectobacterium carotovorum genomic DNA carries:
- the guaB gene encoding IMP dehydrogenase, whose amino-acid sequence MLRIAKEALTFDDVLLVPAHSTVLPNTADLSTQLTKNIRLNIPMLSAAMDTVTESGLAIALAQEGGLGFIHKNMSIERQAEEVSRVKKHESGVVVDPQTVTPETTLREMKELTERNGFAGYPVVAKDNELVGIITGRDVRFVTDLEKPVSAFMTPKERLVTVKEGEARDVVLQKMHEKRVEKALVIDDQFHLIGMITVKDFQKAERKPNACKDEHGRLRVGAAVGAGAGNEERVDALVAAGVDVLLIDSSHGHSEGVLQRIRETRAKYPNLEIIGGNVATGSGAKALVEAGVSAVKVGIGPGSICTTRIVTGVGVPQITAISDAVEALEGTGIPVIADGGIRFSGDIAKAIAAGAACVMVGSMLAGTEESPGEIELYQGRSFKSYRGMGSLGAMSKGSSDRYFQTDNAADKLVPEGIEGRVAYKGRLKEIVHQQMGGLRSCMGLTGCATIDALRTQAEFVRISGAGIQESHVHDVTITKESPNYRMGS is encoded by the coding sequence ATGCTACGTATCGCTAAAGAAGCACTGACGTTTGACGACGTCCTCCTGGTTCCCGCTCATTCTACTGTTCTGCCTAATACTGCCGATCTGTCCACGCAGTTGACGAAAAACATTCGCCTGAATATCCCTATGCTGTCCGCAGCGATGGATACCGTTACCGAATCCGGCCTGGCCATTGCGCTGGCGCAGGAAGGCGGTCTGGGCTTTATTCACAAAAATATGTCCATTGAGCGTCAGGCTGAAGAAGTTAGCCGCGTGAAAAAACACGAAAGTGGCGTTGTGGTTGATCCACAAACGGTAACGCCAGAAACCACACTGCGTGAAATGAAAGAGCTGACCGAGCGCAACGGCTTCGCTGGCTATCCTGTTGTGGCAAAAGACAACGAACTGGTCGGTATCATCACCGGTCGTGACGTGCGTTTTGTTACCGATTTGGAAAAACCGGTTAGCGCGTTCATGACGCCGAAAGAGCGTCTGGTCACGGTCAAAGAAGGCGAAGCGCGTGATGTCGTGCTGCAAAAAATGCACGAAAAACGCGTTGAAAAAGCGCTGGTGATTGACGACCAATTCCACCTGATCGGCATGATCACGGTAAAAGATTTCCAGAAAGCAGAACGTAAACCGAACGCGTGTAAAGACGAACACGGTCGTCTGCGCGTAGGCGCAGCGGTTGGTGCGGGTGCAGGTAACGAAGAGCGTGTTGATGCGCTGGTTGCCGCAGGCGTTGACGTCCTGCTGATCGACTCCTCACACGGCCATTCCGAAGGTGTATTGCAGCGTATTCGTGAAACGCGCGCTAAATACCCGAACCTTGAAATCATCGGCGGTAACGTTGCGACAGGCTCTGGTGCGAAAGCGCTGGTCGAAGCGGGCGTGAGCGCAGTGAAAGTCGGTATCGGCCCCGGCTCTATCTGTACGACCCGTATCGTGACGGGCGTGGGCGTACCGCAGATTACGGCTATCTCTGATGCGGTTGAAGCGCTGGAAGGCACTGGCATTCCGGTCATCGCCGATGGTGGTATCCGCTTCTCCGGCGACATCGCTAAAGCCATCGCAGCAGGTGCAGCCTGTGTCATGGTCGGTTCTATGCTGGCGGGTACGGAAGAATCCCCGGGCGAAATCGAACTGTATCAAGGCCGTTCATTCAAATCTTATCGCGGCATGGGTTCACTGGGCGCAATGTCCAAAGGCTCATCAGACCGTTACTTCCAGACCGATAACGCCGCCGACAAACTGGTGCCTGAAGGTATCGAAGGCCGCGTAGCCTATAAAGGCCGCCTGAAAGAGATCGTTCACCAGCAGATGGGCGGCTTGCGCTCCTGCATGGGCCTGACCGGTTGCGCCACTATCGACGCACTGCGCACGCAGGCTGAGTTTGTACGCATCAGCGGCGCGGGCATTCAGGAAAGCCACGTTCACGACGTTACCATTACTAAAGAGTCACCGAACTACCGTATGGGTTCATAA
- the guaA gene encoding glutamine-hydrolyzing GMP synthase: MTQNIHQHRILILDFGSQYTQLVARRVRELGVYCELWAWDVTEAQIRGFNPNGIILSGGPESTTEFGSPRAPEYVFNAGVPVLGVCYGMQTMAMQLGGHVEGSNEREFGYAQVEVKTDSALVRDIQDALSAAGAPLLDVWMSHGDKVTAIPEGFETVASTDTCPFAIMANEEKRFYGVQFHPEVTHTRQGQRMLERFVLDICQCEALWTPAKIIDDAVNRIREQVGNDHVILGLSGGVDSSVTAMLLHRAIGDRLTCVFVDNGLLRLNEADQVLEMFGDQFGLNIVHVAAEERFLSELAGEDEPEAKRKIIGRVFVEVFDEEASKQEEVKWLAQGTIYPDVIESAASATGKAHVIKSHHNVGGLPKEMKLGLVEPLKELFKDEVRKIGLELGLPYNMLYRHPFPGPGLGVRVLGEVKKEYCDLLRRADAIFIEELHKADLYNKVSQAFTVFLPVRSVGVMGDGRKYDWVVALRAVETIDFMTAHWAHLPYDFLGRVSNRIINEVDGISRVVYDVSGKPPATIEWE; encoded by the coding sequence ATGACTCAAAACATTCATCAACACCGCATTCTTATTCTGGATTTCGGCTCACAGTACACGCAGCTGGTTGCACGTCGCGTGCGTGAACTGGGCGTTTACTGTGAACTGTGGGCATGGGATGTCACGGAAGCACAGATTCGTGGGTTTAATCCGAACGGGATCATCCTGTCCGGCGGCCCGGAAAGCACCACCGAGTTTGGCAGCCCGCGTGCGCCAGAATACGTTTTCAATGCTGGCGTACCGGTATTAGGCGTGTGTTATGGCATGCAGACGATGGCGATGCAGTTGGGTGGCCACGTTGAAGGTTCCAACGAGCGTGAGTTTGGTTATGCGCAGGTAGAAGTGAAAACGGATAGCGCACTGGTGCGTGATATTCAGGATGCGTTGAGCGCCGCTGGCGCACCGCTGCTGGATGTCTGGATGAGCCACGGCGATAAAGTAACGGCGATCCCAGAAGGGTTTGAAACCGTTGCCAGCACCGATACCTGCCCGTTTGCCATTATGGCTAACGAAGAGAAGCGTTTTTACGGCGTGCAGTTCCACCCGGAAGTGACGCACACCCGTCAGGGCCAGCGCATGCTGGAGCGTTTTGTTCTTGATATCTGCCAGTGTGAAGCGTTGTGGACGCCAGCCAAGATTATCGACGATGCAGTGAACCGTATTCGTGAGCAGGTAGGCAACGATCACGTGATTTTGGGTCTGTCTGGCGGCGTGGATTCTTCTGTTACTGCGATGCTGCTGCACCGTGCGATTGGCGATCGTCTGACCTGTGTGTTTGTCGATAACGGCCTGCTGCGTCTGAACGAAGCCGATCAAGTTCTGGAAATGTTCGGCGATCAGTTCGGTCTGAACATTGTTCACGTGGCTGCGGAAGAGCGCTTCCTGAGCGAACTGGCGGGTGAAGATGAGCCAGAAGCCAAGCGTAAAATTATTGGTCGCGTGTTCGTTGAAGTGTTCGATGAAGAAGCCAGCAAGCAAGAAGAAGTGAAATGGCTGGCGCAAGGCACCATCTACCCAGACGTGATCGAATCCGCGGCTTCTGCTACTGGCAAAGCGCACGTGATCAAGTCACACCACAACGTAGGTGGCCTGCCTAAAGAGATGAAGCTGGGTCTGGTTGAGCCGCTGAAAGAGCTGTTCAAAGACGAAGTGCGCAAGATCGGTCTGGAACTGGGGCTGCCGTACAACATGCTGTACCGTCACCCGTTCCCGGGCCCAGGTTTGGGCGTGCGTGTGCTGGGGGAAGTGAAGAAAGAATACTGCGACCTGCTGCGTCGTGCGGATGCGATCTTCATCGAAGAGCTGCACAAAGCCGACCTGTACAACAAGGTTAGCCAGGCATTCACCGTCTTCCTACCGGTTCGTTCCGTGGGCGTGATGGGCGATGGCCGTAAATACGATTGGGTTGTCGCGCTGCGCGCGGTAGAAACCATCGACTTTATGACCGCGCACTGGGCACACCTACCATACGACTTCCTCGGTCGCGTCTCCAACCGCATCATCAACGAAGTCGACGGTATCTCCCGTGTTGTTTACGACGTATCGGGCAAGCCACCAGCGACGATTGAGTGGGAATAA
- a CDS encoding putative addiction module antidote protein — protein sequence MAIITQSTKFEKAISHDDAMVAELRENPEYAEIYLQTALEDIYEEGGIAAFLTALRRVVEARGGVGEIAKKSGLSRQQLYRTLSENGNPTLTTLTEITRAAGVRLITHTHNN from the coding sequence ATGGCAATCATCACTCAATCAACTAAATTCGAAAAAGCCATTAGCCACGATGATGCAATGGTTGCGGAACTACGAGAAAATCCTGAATACGCAGAAATATACCTCCAGACAGCACTAGAGGATATTTATGAGGAAGGTGGCATCGCTGCATTCCTGACAGCATTACGCCGTGTTGTTGAAGCGCGTGGTGGAGTGGGCGAAATAGCCAAAAAATCGGGACTGTCTCGTCAACAGTTATACAGAACACTGTCTGAAAATGGCAATCCAACGCTGACGACGCTCACCGAAATCACCAGAGCTGCAGGCGTTCGGCTTATAACCCATACCCACAATAATTAA
- a CDS encoding type II toxin-antitoxin system RelE/ParE family toxin: MLYAVKRYQCSDGKVPYTEWIQKLRKKDPRAASKIDIRIDRAEKGNFGDHKFERDGVWELRVDYGPGYRVYYAIEGDKMILLFTGGDKSSQSKDLDKAVQYWRDYQKR, from the coding sequence ATCTTGTATGCAGTAAAACGTTACCAATGCAGTGACGGTAAAGTCCCTTACACTGAATGGATACAGAAACTACGCAAGAAAGATCCTCGCGCTGCGTCAAAAATAGATATCCGAATAGATCGCGCAGAAAAGGGAAATTTCGGCGACCATAAATTTGAAAGAGACGGTGTCTGGGAGCTCAGAGTTGATTATGGTCCAGGCTATCGAGTGTATTACGCGATAGAAGGCGATAAGATGATTTTGCTCTTCACCGGTGGCGATAAATCAAGCCAAAGCAAAGATTTAGATAAAGCGGTGCAATACTGGCGGGATTATCAAAAGAGGTAA
- a CDS encoding IS3 family transposase (programmed frameshift) has translation MTGRNRRNFSPEFRLETAPLVLDQHYTVAAAATAMNVGKSTMDKWVRQLKEVRAGKSPIASPMTPEQIEIRELKKRLQRVEMERDIFKKGYRALDVRLPEQFSLVEKLRARFPVAVVCNVFGVHRSSYKYWRQPRKPDATRVALLSLVREVYRESNGSAGARSIAAMVTTKGIKLSRWRATKLMKALNIISCQQPGHRYKKASKEHIEIPNYLDRQFAVTEPNQAWCGDVTYIWTGKHWAYLAVVLDLFSRKPVGWAMSFFPDSALTGKALSMAWEARGKPANLLYHSDQGSHYTSRNFRQLLWRYQIKQSLSRRGNCWDNSPMERFFRSLKTEWVPDNGYANFSEASTAITNYITGYYSQLRPHQYNGGLTPNESERLFWKNSKAVASFC, from the exons ATGACCGGACGTAACAGACGCAATTTTAGCCCCGAGTTTCGCCTCGAGACTGCCCCGCTTGTACTCGATCAGCATTACACCGTTGCCGCCGCTGCCACTGCGATGAATGTCGGCAAATCCACGATGGATAAATGGGTTCGACAACTGAAAGAAGTGCGAGCGGGAAAATCACCCATAGCTTCACCCATGACACCTGAGCAGATTGAGATACGTGAGTTGAAGAAAAGACTTCAACGCGTTGAAATGGAAAGGGATATAT TTAAAAAAGGCTACCGCGCTCTTGATGTCAGACTCCCTGAACAATTCTCATTAGTTGAGAAACTCAGGGCGCGGTTTCCTGTTGCCGTTGTGTGCAACGTGTTTGGGGTTCATCGCAGCAGTTATAAATACTGGCGGCAGCCCAGGAAGCCTGACGCCACGAGAGTGGCATTACTGAGCCTTGTGCGTGAAGTTTATCGCGAAAGTAACGGTTCAGCAGGAGCGCGAAGCATTGCCGCAATGGTCACCACCAAAGGTATAAAACTGAGCCGCTGGCGGGCAACAAAGCTGATGAAAGCGCTCAATATTATCAGCTGTCAGCAACCTGGCCATCGTTATAAGAAGGCGTCTAAGGAACACATTGAGATCCCTAATTATCTGGATCGCCAGTTTGCTGTTACCGAGCCTAATCAGGCCTGGTGTGGTGATGTGACTTATATCTGGACGGGAAAACACTGGGCTTATCTGGCTGTTGTACTCGATTTGTTTTCCCGTAAACCGGTTGGCTGGGCGATGTCATTTTTCCCTGATTCCGCACTGACAGGTAAAGCCCTGTCGATGGCCTGGGAAGCACGGGGAAAACCGGCTAATTTACTTTATCATTCGGATCAAGGCAGTCACTATACCAGCAGGAATTTCAGACAGTTACTGTGGAGATATCAGATAAAGCAAAGCCTGAGTCGCCGGGGAAATTGCTGGGATAACAGCCCAATGGAACGGTTCTTCAGAAGCCTGAAAACAGAGTGGGTACCGGATAATGGCTACGCGAATTTTAGCGAAGCCAGCACGGCAATAACGAATTACATCACAGGATATTACAGCCAGCTCAGACCTCATCAATATAATGGTGGTTTGACGCCGAATGAATCAGAACGATTGTTCTGGAAAAACTCTAAAGCTGTGGCCAGTTTTTGTTGA
- the cueP gene encoding copper-binding periplasmic metallochaperone CueP, with translation MMKIKVMAALFALTLSGSGFAAATDANAFLAKQGLAGKSVEQIVDTIDQSPQDRPLPYSASITSKELKLSDGQQQYSYPLGNKFYLSFAPYIQQTHPCFNHSLSGCQGELANTAFDVKITDKAGNVTVQKTLNSHQNGFVGVWLPRNIEGTINVSYQGRVANSSFATYDDSQTCMTTLPLKERS, from the coding sequence ATGATGAAGATAAAGGTGATGGCGGCACTGTTCGCTCTGACGTTGAGTGGGTCGGGTTTCGCTGCAGCGACTGACGCTAATGCGTTTCTAGCTAAACAAGGGCTGGCAGGGAAAAGCGTCGAACAGATCGTCGATACGATCGATCAATCGCCGCAGGACAGGCCGTTGCCCTACAGCGCGTCGATTACCAGCAAAGAACTGAAATTATCCGATGGGCAGCAGCAGTATAGCTATCCGCTGGGAAATAAATTCTATCTCTCATTCGCCCCTTATATTCAGCAAACCCATCCCTGCTTTAACCACAGTTTGTCCGGGTGTCAGGGTGAGCTCGCCAATACAGCATTTGACGTAAAAATTACGGATAAAGCCGGTAATGTCACCGTGCAGAAAACCCTAAACAGCCACCAAAACGGTTTTGTCGGCGTATGGCTGCCGCGCAATATTGAAGGAACGATTAATGTCAGCTATCAAGGACGCGTGGCAAACTCATCGTTTGCGACCTATGACGACAGTCAAACCTGCATGACGACATTGCCATTGAAAGAGCGATCGTAG
- a CDS encoding DUF3750 domain-containing protein codes for MTYLKFLGIGFICVLLLSFWQSWAQSTRNGETFNGQSWWSAKRDSSGLAPNPVQFRQTAIVQVYAAPTYGWRGLVAVHPWIIFKKAGETQYRRYEVVSWGSDNVVRLNRSVADAYWYGAKPKLLVEHRGDNAEAMIPQIEAAIKSYPWPKTYHAWPGPNSNTFLAHIGRAVPALKLDMPANAIGKDYRPITRPVGLSPSGSGVQISLLGVLGITMGIEEGIEANILGLSMGVDMNPPALRLPFVGRLGYEKTGSEEG; via the coding sequence ATGACGTACCTCAAATTCTTAGGGATTGGGTTTATTTGTGTGCTGTTGCTGTCTTTTTGGCAAAGCTGGGCGCAGTCAACGCGTAACGGCGAAACGTTTAATGGGCAAAGCTGGTGGTCTGCCAAACGTGATTCTTCCGGCTTGGCGCCGAACCCTGTGCAATTTCGCCAGACTGCTATCGTGCAGGTTTATGCTGCGCCGACATACGGCTGGCGTGGGCTGGTGGCGGTACATCCGTGGATCATTTTCAAGAAAGCAGGGGAAACCCAATATCGCCGCTATGAAGTCGTGAGTTGGGGGAGCGATAACGTCGTCCGTCTTAACCGTTCGGTGGCCGATGCGTATTGGTATGGTGCGAAACCGAAGCTGTTGGTGGAACACCGTGGCGACAACGCGGAAGCGATGATCCCACAGATTGAGGCTGCGATAAAAAGCTACCCGTGGCCGAAGACGTACCACGCCTGGCCGGGACCGAACAGCAATACGTTTCTGGCTCACATTGGCCGCGCAGTGCCCGCGCTCAAGCTGGATATGCCCGCTAATGCGATTGGCAAAGATTACCGTCCGATCACGCGCCCAGTGGGGCTGTCGCCATCGGGAAGCGGTGTGCAGATTTCACTGCTGGGCGTGCTGGGTATCACGATGGGCATTGAAGAGGGAATTGAGGCCAACATTCTGGGGCTGAGCATGGGCGTGGATATGAACCCGCCCGCGCTGCGTTTACCCTTTGTTGGCCGCCTCGGCTATGAAAAAACGGGTAGCGAAGAAGGCTAA
- a CDS encoding LysR family transcriptional regulator: protein MINPTHFDLQSLRIFLQVAKTGSLTKAAEKFHITLSALSKRIAELERTVDCALFIRMPRGLTLTPAGKELVNHARNVLSNVERMASEMNDYAVGVRGHVHMWANTSAIIQFLPQDLASFLLARPLIRINLEEKLSKTVVTALAMGEADIGIFADNVGSQGVEKIPYRQDKLVVLVPPQHPLSARPEISFNDTLGYDYVGLNNGSSLLKQLKDASDELGRVLRLRVQVSSFDGICRMIEAGLGISVLPEGAIRPGVLGTGLRAISLTDEWASRQLWLGVKSGATLQPEVANLLTHLRQCGT, encoded by the coding sequence ATGATTAACCCGACGCACTTTGACCTCCAGTCGCTCCGCATCTTTTTGCAGGTTGCCAAAACCGGTAGCCTCACCAAAGCCGCAGAAAAGTTCCACATTACGCTTTCAGCCCTGAGCAAGCGTATCGCCGAGCTGGAGCGCACCGTGGACTGTGCGCTGTTTATTCGAATGCCGCGCGGCCTGACGTTAACCCCCGCAGGCAAGGAATTGGTGAATCACGCGCGCAATGTGTTAAGCAACGTGGAGCGTATGGCGAGTGAAATGAACGACTACGCCGTTGGCGTGCGCGGCCACGTACACATGTGGGCGAACACCTCGGCGATTATTCAGTTTCTTCCGCAGGATCTGGCGTCATTCCTTCTGGCACGACCGCTCATTCGTATTAACCTGGAGGAAAAGCTCAGTAAGACCGTGGTGACGGCGCTCGCGATGGGAGAAGCCGATATCGGCATCTTCGCTGACAATGTCGGCTCGCAGGGGGTCGAGAAGATTCCTTATCGTCAGGACAAGCTTGTCGTACTCGTTCCGCCCCAGCACCCACTTTCCGCAAGGCCAGAAATCAGCTTTAACGACACGCTGGGCTACGACTATGTCGGCCTCAATAACGGCAGCTCGTTGCTGAAGCAGTTAAAAGATGCCTCAGATGAGCTGGGGAGAGTGCTGCGCCTGCGGGTGCAGGTCAGCAGCTTTGACGGCATTTGTCGCATGATCGAAGCAGGACTGGGGATCAGCGTCTTGCCGGAGGGCGCGATTCGCCCGGGAGTGCTCGGCACCGGGTTACGCGCCATCAGTCTCACTGACGAGTGGGCTTCACGCCAGCTCTGGCTGGGCGTGAAATCCGGCGCGACGTTGCAACCCGAAGTCGCCAATCTGCTGACACATCTGCGGCAATGCGGCACGTAA
- a CDS encoding VOC family protein, whose product MSLIDHVDHLVLTCVDFAATRHFYVDVLQMREETFANGRVAFHFGHQKINVHLRGAEHEPKAHLPVPGSLDLCFIASVPLEQVMDHLARCLWPISEGPVMRTGATQPIRSLYLRDPDLNLIEIAEYLP is encoded by the coding sequence ATGTCACTTATCGATCATGTCGATCACCTTGTATTGACCTGCGTTGATTTTGCGGCGACCCGACATTTTTATGTTGATGTGTTGCAAATGCGGGAAGAAACGTTTGCGAATGGGCGCGTTGCTTTTCATTTTGGTCATCAAAAAATCAATGTGCACCTGCGTGGCGCCGAACATGAACCGAAAGCGCATCTGCCCGTTCCGGGATCGCTCGACCTGTGCTTTATTGCGTCGGTGCCGCTGGAGCAGGTTATGGATCATCTGGCACGCTGCCTCTGGCCAATTAGCGAAGGACCGGTGATGCGAACCGGTGCAACGCAGCCAATTCGTTCTCTCTATCTGCGCGATCCCGATCTGAATTTGATCGAAATCGCGGAATATTTACCCTAA
- a CDS encoding sulfite exporter TauE/SafE family protein, whose translation MFSDILLCLLLGIGLGFCGGMLGIGGGLIAIPILGVLFGMDQHMAQGTALVMITPNVLIGFLRYRQRNRIDTRVALTMCAFATGSAYLAAHIASSIDVHNLQRAFATFLLVLAAYYIWQWYNKKRRQTSEIVLSTKYLPLLGVASGFMSGIFTVGGGLVVVPVLVTLFAFAQTQAQGMALILVVPGALAALLSYSQAGNVDWGIGLPLALGGIFSVSWGVALAHKLPVVYLRGAFCLMLIGVGITMLVLK comes from the coding sequence ATGTTCAGCGATATTTTGTTGTGTTTGCTTTTGGGTATCGGGCTGGGATTTTGCGGAGGAATGCTGGGGATTGGCGGTGGGCTGATCGCGATTCCGATTTTGGGTGTGCTCTTCGGGATGGATCAACATATGGCACAGGGAACCGCGTTGGTGATGATTACGCCTAACGTGCTGATTGGTTTTCTACGCTATCGCCAGCGTAACCGCATTGATACGCGGGTGGCGTTGACCATGTGTGCTTTTGCGACGGGGTCTGCCTACCTTGCTGCCCATATCGCGTCATCGATTGATGTTCACAACCTCCAGCGTGCTTTCGCCACTTTTCTGCTGGTGCTGGCGGCGTACTATATCTGGCAGTGGTATAACAAGAAGCGCAGGCAAACGTCAGAGATTGTGCTATCGACCAAATATCTACCGTTGCTCGGTGTGGCGAGCGGGTTTATGTCGGGCATTTTTACCGTTGGTGGCGGTTTGGTGGTGGTGCCTGTGCTGGTTACGCTGTTTGCCTTTGCGCAAACGCAGGCGCAGGGCATGGCGCTGATACTCGTTGTTCCGGGTGCACTGGCTGCGCTGCTATCCTACTCGCAGGCGGGTAACGTTGACTGGGGTATTGGTTTACCACTGGCGTTGGGCGGGATCTTTAGTGTTTCCTGGGGCGTGGCTTTAGCGCACAAGCTGCCCGTTGTTTACCTGCGTGGGGCGTTTTGTCTGATGCTGATCGGCGTGGGAATCACTATGCTGGTGCTGAAATAA